In one Alnus glutinosa chromosome 14, dhAlnGlut1.1, whole genome shotgun sequence genomic region, the following are encoded:
- the LOC133857243 gene encoding serine/threonine-protein kinase SAPK2 isoform X2: MERYEILKEIGSGNFGVAKLVRDKWSGELYAVKYIERGQKINEHVQREIVNHRSLKHPNIIRFKEVMLTPTHLAIVMEYAPGGELFGRICNAGRFSEDEQICHRDLKLENTLIDGSSAPRLKICDFGYSKSSVLHSQPKSTVGTPAYIAPEVLAKKEYDGKIADVWSCGVTLYVMLVGAYPFEDPEDPRNFRETLKRILSVHYSIPDYIRISMECRHLLSRIFVANPEKRISIPEIKKHPWFLKNLPVEFMDENEGGLQDDHEESDSAQSIEEILSIIQEAGKAGEGLNVGGSIVGGSMDLDEIEADGDMDDIETSGDYVCAV; this comes from the exons ATGGAGCGCTATGAGATACTGAAAGAAATTGGGTCAGGGAACTTTGGGGTGGCAAAGCTGGTGAGGGATAAATGGAGTGGTGAGCTCTACGCTGTCAAGTATATTGAGAGAGGCCAAAAG ATTAATGAACATGTGCAGAGGGAGATAGTGAATCACAGGTCTCTGAAGCATCCTAATATAATAAGATTTAAGGAG GTGATGCTAACACCAACTCATCTAGCCATAGTCATGGAATATGCTCCTGGAGGAGAACTATTTGGAAGAATATGCAATGCTGGTAGATTCAGCGAGGATGAG CAAATTTGTCACAGAGATCTGAAGCTGGAAAACACACTTATAGATGGAAGCTCTGCACCAAGActcaaaatatgtgattttggCTATTCCAAG TCATCGGTGTTACATTCCCAGCCCAAATCAACTGTAGGAACACCAGCTTATATTGCACCAGAGGTCTTGGCAAAGAAGGAATATGATGGGAaa ATTGCAGATGTTTGGTCTTGTGGGGTCACCTTATATGTCATGCTGGTCGGAGCTTATCCCTTTGAAGACCCAGAAGATCCAAGAAATTTTAGAGAAACACTTAAG AGGATTCTTAGTGTCCACTACTCAATTCCAGACTATATTCGTATCTCCATGGAATGTAGACATCTTTTATCTCGAATTTTTGTAGCTAACCCTGAAAAG AGAATAAGTATCCCAGAAATAAAGAAGCACCCCTGGTTCTTAAAAAACTTGCCCGTAGAGTTCATGGATGAAAATGAAGGTGGGTTGCAAGATGATCACGAAGAGAGTGATTCAGCACAAAGTATTGAAGAAATACTGTCCATAATTCAAGAGGCTGGGAAAGCAGGTGAGGGGCTCAATGTTGGTGGGAGCATTGTTGGGGGCAGCATGGATCTTGACGAGATAGAAGCAGATGGTGACATGGATGATATCGAGACAAGCGGGGATTATGTCTGTGCAGTATGA
- the LOC133857243 gene encoding serine/threonine-protein kinase SAPK2 isoform X1: MERYEILKEIGSGNFGVAKLVRDKWSGELYAVKYIERGQKINEHVQREIVNHRSLKHPNIIRFKEVMLTPTHLAIVMEYAPGGELFGRICNAGRFSEDEARYFFQQLISGVSYCHSMQICHRDLKLENTLIDGSSAPRLKICDFGYSKSSVLHSQPKSTVGTPAYIAPEVLAKKEYDGKIADVWSCGVTLYVMLVGAYPFEDPEDPRNFRETLKRILSVHYSIPDYIRISMECRHLLSRIFVANPEKRISIPEIKKHPWFLKNLPVEFMDENEGGLQDDHEESDSAQSIEEILSIIQEAGKAGEGLNVGGSIVGGSMDLDEIEADGDMDDIETSGDYVCAV; the protein is encoded by the exons ATGGAGCGCTATGAGATACTGAAAGAAATTGGGTCAGGGAACTTTGGGGTGGCAAAGCTGGTGAGGGATAAATGGAGTGGTGAGCTCTACGCTGTCAAGTATATTGAGAGAGGCCAAAAG ATTAATGAACATGTGCAGAGGGAGATAGTGAATCACAGGTCTCTGAAGCATCCTAATATAATAAGATTTAAGGAG GTGATGCTAACACCAACTCATCTAGCCATAGTCATGGAATATGCTCCTGGAGGAGAACTATTTGGAAGAATATGCAATGCTGGTAGATTCAGCGAGGATGAG GCAAGATATTTCTTTCAACAACTTATTTCTGGAGTTAGTTACTGCCATTCCATG CAAATTTGTCACAGAGATCTGAAGCTGGAAAACACACTTATAGATGGAAGCTCTGCACCAAGActcaaaatatgtgattttggCTATTCCAAG TCATCGGTGTTACATTCCCAGCCCAAATCAACTGTAGGAACACCAGCTTATATTGCACCAGAGGTCTTGGCAAAGAAGGAATATGATGGGAaa ATTGCAGATGTTTGGTCTTGTGGGGTCACCTTATATGTCATGCTGGTCGGAGCTTATCCCTTTGAAGACCCAGAAGATCCAAGAAATTTTAGAGAAACACTTAAG AGGATTCTTAGTGTCCACTACTCAATTCCAGACTATATTCGTATCTCCATGGAATGTAGACATCTTTTATCTCGAATTTTTGTAGCTAACCCTGAAAAG AGAATAAGTATCCCAGAAATAAAGAAGCACCCCTGGTTCTTAAAAAACTTGCCCGTAGAGTTCATGGATGAAAATGAAGGTGGGTTGCAAGATGATCACGAAGAGAGTGATTCAGCACAAAGTATTGAAGAAATACTGTCCATAATTCAAGAGGCTGGGAAAGCAGGTGAGGGGCTCAATGTTGGTGGGAGCATTGTTGGGGGCAGCATGGATCTTGACGAGATAGAAGCAGATGGTGACATGGATGATATCGAGACAAGCGGGGATTATGTCTGTGCAGTATGA
- the LOC133857257 gene encoding lanC-like protein GCL1: protein MSRVMEIASSQEGHEESDNERLDQLIHIMDPTAGSLSLPSETFLSAAVSLKDQVVQATWRGQAGMDPAVYTGLLGTAFICLRSYEATGSQQDLLLSAEIVDTCAVVARASTRHVTFLCGRGGVYALGAVVANYRGDHQRRDLFLSLFLELAQERALPVGPEEGGFGMSYDLLYGRAGFLWAALFINKHLGQETLPSDLLMPVVDAVLAGGRAGASDNSACPLMYRWHGTRYWGAANGLAGILQVLLHFPLSKEDADDVKGTLRYMMSNRFPHSGNYPTSEGNPRDKLVQWSHGATGVALTLCKASKVFPGDREFRDAAIEAGEVVWKNGLVKKVGLADGVAGNAYAFLSLYRLTGEAIYEERAKAFASFLYHHARELVTVGHAPGADHAYSLFQGLAGTACLWFDLLAPENSRFPGYEL from the exons ATGTCAAGGGTGATGGAGATCGCGTCGTCCCAGGAGGGCCACGAGGAGAGCGACAACGAGCGGCTGGACCAGCTGATTCACATCATGGATCCAACGGCCGGGAGCCTGTCCCTCCCCAGTGAGACTTTTTTGAGCGCGGCAGTGTCGCTGAAGGACCAG GTGGTGCAAGCGACGTGGAGGGGACAAGCGGGTATGGACCCGGCTGTTTATACGGGTCTGCTCGGGACAGCTTTCATCTGCTTGCGGTCGTACGAGGCCACCGGTAGCCAGCAGGACTTGCTGTTGTCGGCCGAGATCGTCGACACGTGTGCTGTCGTCGCACGTGCCTCCACCAg GCACGTGACCTTTTTGTGTGGACGAGGTGGAGTTTACGCACTTGGGGCTGTGGTGGCTAATTACAGAGGGGACCATCAGAGGCGAGACTTGTTCTTGAGTCTCTTTCTTGAG CTGGCACAAGAGAGAGCTCTCCCTGTTGGACCTGAGGAGGGTGGTTTTGGAATGTCATATGATCTTCTCTATGGGCGAGCTGGCTTTTTATGGGCTGCATTGTTCATAAACAAGCATCTTGGACAGGAAACATTGCCCAGTGATCTTCTTATGCCTGTCGTTGATGCTGTACTAGCCGGGGGCAGGGCAGGGGCATCTGATAACTCAGCCTGCCCACTGATGTACAGATGGCATGGAACTAGGTACTGGGGCGCAGCCAACGGCCTAGCTGGAATCTTGCAAGTGCTGCTCCACTTCCCTCTCTCCAAAGAGGATGCCGATGATGTCAAGGGGACTTTGAGGTATATGATGAGTAATAGGTTTCCTCATAGTGGAAATTACCCCACAAGCGAAGGAAACCCTAGGGACAAGTTGGTGCAATGGTCTCATGGTGCGACTGGCGTGGCCCTTACTCTGTGCAAGGCATCAAAG GTGTTTCCAGGTGATAGAGAATTCCGGGACGCTGCAATAGAAGCGGGGGAAGTTGTGTGGAAAAATGGGCTGGTGAAGAAGGTGGGACTTGCAGATGGTGTGGCCGGGAATGCTTACGCCTTCTTATCCCTCTATCGACTGACAGGAGAGGCCATATATGAAGAGAGAGCAAAGGCATTTGCAAGCTTCTTGTATCATCATGCTAGAGAGCTTGTGACAGTGGGACATGCTCCCGGGGCTGACCATGCTTACTCTCTTTTCCAAGGACTCGCCGGAACCGCTTGTCTCTGGTTTGATCTGCTAGCACCTGAAAACTCTAGGTTCCCAGGATATGAACTGTAG